From the genome of Pseudomonas bubulae:
CATGGCAGTGAAGGTGAGTGGCGGGTTGAGCAGCAGCGCTATTCATGGCCGATTCTCGACGCGTTTCGTGACGCCGCCGCGCAAAGCGGAATTGCCAGCGTCAGCGATTTCAACGGTGGCGATAACCAGGGCTGTGGATACTTTCAAGTCAACCAGCGCTCCGGTGTGCGCTGGAATGCCTCAAAGGCTTTTCTGCGGCCAATACTCAAGCGCCCCAACCTGACGGTTTTGACCGACGTGCAAGTCGACAAAGTGCTGCTTGAAAACGGCCGGGCCACCCAGGTCAGTGCGCGCTGGCAAGGCGCACAGCATACCTTCACGGCCGGTTGCGAGATTATCCTTTGCGCCGGTTCGATTGGCTCTCCTGGCATTTTGCAGCGCTCGGGTATTGGCCCGCGGCCTTTGCTCGAAAGCCTGGGGATAACTGTGCTGCATGAGCTGCCCGGGGTGGGGGGGAATTTGCAGGACCACTTGCAGTTACGCTTGATCTTCAAACTGACCAAGGCCCGAACCCTCAACCAGGTCGCCAATAGCGTGTGGGGTAAAGTCGGCATGGGCCTGCGATATGCCTACGACCGCAGTGGTCCTTTGGCGATGGCCCCCAGTCAGCTGGGGGCGTTCGTCAAATCCGACCCTGATCAGTTATCTGCCAACTTGCAATACCACGTCCAGCCGCTGTCCCTTGAGCGTTTTGGCGAGCCGCTGCACACCTTCCCGGCCTTTACCGCCTCGGTGTGCAACTTGCGACCAAAAAGCCGGGGGCGCGTGGATATCCGTTCGGCAAACCCGGATGACGCACCGCTGATCGACCCCAATTACCTGAGCCACCCTGATGATCTGAAGGTAGCAGCCGATGCCATACGCCTGACTCGGCGTATCGTGGCCAGCGCAGCTCTGCAGGCCTTTACACCTGAGGAGTATCTGCCAGGCAAGGACTTGCAGACCGAACAAGAGCTGTACGACGCAGCTGCCCGTATTGGTACGACGATTTTTCACCCCGTGGGCACTTGCCGCATGGGCCAGGACGCCGAGGCAGTGGTCGATGCCCAATTGCGCGTTCATGGGGTACCGGGTTTGAGGGTGGCAGACGCTTCGATCATGCCCAGCATCGTGTCGGGTAATACCTGTTCTCCGACCCTGATGATTGGTGAAAAAGCCGCGCAGCTGATTTTGCAGGCTTCGCTTGAAACACCGCAGTACACAGCATGCGTTAACCGCACGGCAGCTATACCGGTCGCCTGAATGCGATCGTGGTTTCGGGCGCAGTCATCCGGAACCGGCAGTGGACAACAACAATAATCACTGTGGCCCATAGGGCCGAGGACTTTGCACATGTCAGACGCACTTGCACAACAGGCGGCTACCGTCAAAGGAACGACCGGGCGCGAAGAGCGCAAGATCATTTTTGCGTCATCCCTCGGGACCGTTTTCGAGTGGTATGACTTTTTCTTGTATGGCGCTTTGGCCACCGTGCTCAGCAAGCAGTTCTTTGCTGGGGTCAACGACACCACGGCGTTTATTTTTGCCTTGATGGCCTTTGCCGCAGGCTTTTTGGTGAGGCCCTTCGGGGCACTGGTGTTCGGTCGATTGGGTGACATGATCGGGCGTAAATACACCTTCCTCATGACCATCATCTTGATGGGTTTATCGACCTTCGCTGTCGGCCTGTTGCCGACCTACGCCAGCATCGGTATCGCTGCCCCGATCATGCTCGTGGTATTGCGCATGCTCCAGGGGCTGGCGCTGGGCGGTGAATACGGCGGTGCAGCCACTTACGTGGCTGAACACGCCGCACCGGGCAAGCGTGGCTTCAACACCAGCTGGATTCAATCGACTGCCACCTTGGGTTTGTTGTTGTCGCTGCTGGTGGTGCTGAGTTGCCGGTACCTGACCGGTGACCAGTTTGAAGTCTGGGGCTGGCGCCTGCCGTTTCTGCTGTCCATCGTGCTGCTGGGCATCTCGACCTGGATTCGCATGAGCATGCACGAGTCGCCAGCGTTCGTGAAAATGAAAGCCGAAGGTAAAACCAGCAAGTCGCCGATCCGCGAATCGTTCGGTAAATGGGAAAACCTCAAGATCGTGCTGATTGCCCTGTTCGGTATCAACGCTGGCCAGGCGGTAACCTTCTATACCGCGCAGTTCTATGTGCTGTTTTTCCTGACACAGATGCTCAAGATGGACCCGGCCCAGGCCAATCTCTTACTGATTATCAGCGTAGTAATCGGGGCACCGTTCTTTATATTCTTCGGCTGGCTGTCTGACCGTGTGGGGCGCAAGCCGATCCTGATGCTTGGCCTGTTATTGGCCACAGTCCTGTACTTTCCGCTGTTCAAAGCATTGAGCCATTACGCCAACCCGCAGATTGATACCGCCAGCCGTCAATCACCGATTGTGGTCATGGCCGACCCGGGCACCTGCACCTTCCAGTTTGACCCGGTAGGCAAGGCACGTTTTGACAGCCCGTGCGACAAGGTTAAAACCTTCCTGGTGAAGCAGGGCTTGCCGTATACCTCACAGTCGGCTGCACCGGGCGCTGAAGTTCAAGTGTCGGTAGGTGAACAGAAAATCAGCGGTTTTGACGAAGCGGCCATGCGCGCAGCGATAACCGAAGCGGGTTACCCGGCCAAGGCTGATCCAGGCGCGGTCAACCAGCCAATGGTTGTACTGGTGATGGTACTACTGACACTCATTGCCACCATGACCTACGGCCCACTGGCAGCCGTGATGGTAGAGCTGTTCCCGACTCGCATCCGCTACACCTCAATGTCCCTGCCCTACCATATCGGCAACGGCTGGTTCGGTGGTTTTCTGCCCACCGTGTCGTTTGCACTGGTGGTCTACACCGGGGATATCTTCTATGGCCTGTGGTACCCGGTGGTGATCACCGGGGTCAGCCTGGTGGTGGGCATGCTGTGCCTCAAGGAAACGAGGAATGTGAATATCGACAAGGTCTAAGTAACCCGCCTTCCCTTTGAGCGAGCGGTGGAGCGAAGAGCCCCACCGCCTTCCACATTCCCGAACTTGAACGTGGCAATAAAGCCCCATTCAATAACCTGCCCCTCTGTTGTTGTGGTCGGGTCGTCCAAAGCTTTGGACAAGGGCTCATACAAAGTCTCTGGAACCCGCTTTGCTGATAATCCTACTTATAGCCTAGAACGATCATCAGCGAATAAGGAACTCTGTATGTTGCAACTTATCTCACTCTCTCCTAGGGCATTCGACGGTCCATTGGAAAGCTTCGAACCTGTCCAACATCGACTGGACTCAAAGAGTAATTACTTTATCCATGACTATTTAA
Proteins encoded in this window:
- a CDS encoding MFS transporter, translating into MSDALAQQAATVKGTTGREERKIIFASSLGTVFEWYDFFLYGALATVLSKQFFAGVNDTTAFIFALMAFAAGFLVRPFGALVFGRLGDMIGRKYTFLMTIILMGLSTFAVGLLPTYASIGIAAPIMLVVLRMLQGLALGGEYGGAATYVAEHAAPGKRGFNTSWIQSTATLGLLLSLLVVLSCRYLTGDQFEVWGWRLPFLLSIVLLGISTWIRMSMHESPAFVKMKAEGKTSKSPIRESFGKWENLKIVLIALFGINAGQAVTFYTAQFYVLFFLTQMLKMDPAQANLLLIISVVIGAPFFIFFGWLSDRVGRKPILMLGLLLATVLYFPLFKALSHYANPQIDTASRQSPIVVMADPGTCTFQFDPVGKARFDSPCDKVKTFLVKQGLPYTSQSAAPGAEVQVSVGEQKISGFDEAAMRAAITEAGYPAKADPGAVNQPMVVLVMVLLTLIATMTYGPLAAVMVELFPTRIRYTSMSLPYHIGNGWFGGFLPTVSFALVVYTGDIFYGLWYPVVITGVSLVVGMLCLKETRNVNIDKV
- a CDS encoding GMC family oxidoreductase, whose product is MPSANKVYDYIIVGAGPAGSVLANRLSADPRHNVLLLEAGGQDNYPWIHIPVGYLYCIGNPRTDWCFKTETQAGLQGRSLSYPRGKVLGGSSSINGMIYMRGQAGDYNRWAELGNSGWGWDDVLPLFKRSEKHFAGNSELHGSEGEWRVEQQRYSWPILDAFRDAAAQSGIASVSDFNGGDNQGCGYFQVNQRSGVRWNASKAFLRPILKRPNLTVLTDVQVDKVLLENGRATQVSARWQGAQHTFTAGCEIILCAGSIGSPGILQRSGIGPRPLLESLGITVLHELPGVGGNLQDHLQLRLIFKLTKARTLNQVANSVWGKVGMGLRYAYDRSGPLAMAPSQLGAFVKSDPDQLSANLQYHVQPLSLERFGEPLHTFPAFTASVCNLRPKSRGRVDIRSANPDDAPLIDPNYLSHPDDLKVAADAIRLTRRIVASAALQAFTPEEYLPGKDLQTEQELYDAAARIGTTIFHPVGTCRMGQDAEAVVDAQLRVHGVPGLRVADASIMPSIVSGNTCSPTLMIGEKAAQLILQASLETPQYTACVNRTAAIPVA